From the Lathyrus oleraceus cultivar Zhongwan6 chromosome 4, CAAS_Psat_ZW6_1.0, whole genome shotgun sequence genome, one window contains:
- the LOC127135036 gene encoding uncharacterized protein LOC127135036, producing the protein MSINTESSPPPPVIGKIGPYTVFMTPPSTPKPSSSEPVTTLPSPNINNVNNHAKILPPPPQIHNPLPSSKTLSSDASSFLGFFKIAVNRVQTAHSNLDDHLARWFGLNQSKYQWALDDYYETNGTAKGDVKVKEVSSKVQSV; encoded by the exons ATGTCTATCAACACCGAATCTTCGCCGCCGCCTCCGGTCATCGGTAAAATTGGACCGTACACTGTTTTCATGACGCCGCCATCAACCCCTAAACCCTCCTCTTCCGAACCGGTTACTACTCTTCCTTCACCAAACATCAACAATGTTAACAATCATGCTAAGATCCTTCCTCCTCCACCTCAGATTCATAACCCTCTCCCTTCTTCCAAAACCCTCTCCTCTGATGCTTCGTCGTTTCTCGGATTTTTCAAGATCGCTGTTAACAGGGTTCAGACCG CTCATTCTAAtttggatgaccatttggctcgTTGGTTTGGGTTGAATCAGTCAAAGTATCAATGGGCTCTTGATGATTATTACGAGACCAACGGAACT GCAAAAGGAGATGTAAAAGTGAAAGAAGTATCAAGCAAAGTACAGAGTGTTTGA